The Betta splendens chromosome 2, fBetSpl5.4, whole genome shotgun sequence nucleotide sequence GTCATTGATCTATATTTTATTGTGCTTTAAAGCTCACTCAGCCTCCATATGTGTATGATAGAACAAAAGCAGAATGTTCTTGCTGAATATTACAGAGTTTGATTCATTACAATAATGTGATGAACTGCTCAGTGTTGAGTTTTAATGACTAAACCTTTCCAGACAGATTCAGCAGTGATGTGGTTGTTAGTAGTGGAGCAGTAACGTCTTGTTGCTGCTAGTTTGGGAGGTGAACTGTCTCAGCTCAATGATCAGATCAGTGTAGAGACTCATGTTGTGTCCTTGCTTTTGTTCATGTTGATTTTATGTGTTCAGTTGTGAAGCTGGAAACTTGTCTCAgatctgctggtgtgtgttctggctgcttgttgaacCAACGTgtgtcatttctgtttcctgtcattcaaCCCAACTGATCATAACATTAGTTACTGACACTAACTTGTTGAGTCGTTTCTACTCTGATGTGATTCTGTTCTCAGTGAGTGACAGCTCTGAGTTTTTAGTATCATCGTATCAGCTGCATTGAACAGTGAATGTATCATAGTGGAGAtaaatggagctgctgctgtagttctGTTGCGGTGatgtgttaaatgtgttgtAACTGCAGCAGAGTCAACGTTTTCATGAGACTAAAGAGTCGTTGAGCTGAATCAGACGTTTCAGAACTTTTATAGATGTGTTTACAATAGGTGGAGATAAATTAGTCACGTGTCGGTTTGAGAAGTGTGAAGATACAGAATCAGACACGCCACTAATACAAACACTTCTGCTTTCCACTGCAGTGTAAACGTCAGCAGTGTATCTGTCATTTGCTTTTATAACTACACCATCAGCCATTTTATAACTCATGGCTCATTAACATCAGGTCACATTTCTACTGATGAATATACTAATATGGCAACAGAGGTTTTGTCTGAGTGTTATTACAAAATCAGACATAATTTATTGGTTCATCTCAGACATTCATGTCAAGTTCATGGGCCTCATTGTTTTTCTACATCCTATTTTCTCTTTATGTCAAACTAGTGATGTGTGTCTCACTcagccctgctctgctgcagacctTCATCAGTCTGTCACCAAAGTCAGGTCATAATAGGAGGATGGAGTGAGACATGAGAGGATCATGACCTGAACCACGTCTGTatgttcactcactcatttctcCCTAGTTTCAGTAAGTTCCCATCAGAACACAGCAGTAGATCAGTCTGATAAGAGCAGCAGTTGCTCTGTGAGTCTATCTGCTGGCAGCGTAAGTAACATGAGTCTCCACTTGTCTCTGTGATGCAGGTCTCCTGCTTCTTACTGCTGGTGAAAACAcactcagtgctgcagccttCAGGTTGTCACTGTCCACATTCTGTAAATGATGATAAAAGCAGTTacaaaaagatgagatttgagaaaataaacatatttgtttgTCACAATTCACCACATCAATGTAGTAAAGTTATTTTTTACCTGGTGGAGTTGTGCATCTTGTTTTTCACCAGAAGCTGAATCAAAGAGACACAGTAATATTTAAACTGAAACATAATTAGGGAGAAGGTAGAATGTATAATTTCATTCTAATAAAGTACCTGCTTGACGTTTTCCGAGGGAAACAACCAGACCAGTAACGACcacgagaaggaaaacagtcaaACCACCGAGGATCAAGCTCATCACATATGTTGTTTCATCAGTTTTATTACACTCtgctaaattaaataaacacatttaaactgcatttatctgcaaacaacagacaaatctACACAACAAATGAAAACTTCAGTCTTACTTTTAGACTTTGTGTTCTGCGTTTCCTCACTGCCTGTTTACAAATGAGAAACATTAACGTTAAACACTGTCTGTTTAGCAATAAATTATGAATAGTTTTCATATAATTATCAGCTATTTTAACAGACATataagaagaacagagaaaactGACTTACCTTCAACATTTAAATGCGTAACATGGTAAGTGCTTTTGCCGCTGTTGAAAAATTCACAGAAATAGATTCCGGAATCGGATAAATGAACCTTTTTGATTGTGAGAAACACTTCACTGGTGTTGTCTTTCAGTTCAAACGTCAAATTATTAAATCCATCACAGAACTGGACGTTTCCTTTAGATCTGGCAgtaaaacagatgcagctggctgtggttttattgatcAGTCTGGACCAGGTCATCACAGTGTTTTTAGTCAGTATGGGGGACCACAGTGTGACACTTTGACCAGACTGGACATTCACAATCTGAGACTCagccactgagacagagatccagcctgaaacaaacagcagagacaacgTGAGTTAGTTTTTACAGATTAAAGgattgttttttgttaaatgtgtgatccagatgttgagagCGACTTGTTGTCGgtacttactgatgctgcagataacgacagtattgatccagatgaaggtcttcatggtgcgactggtcgtagctctgcagtgtctgtaatatAACTGTGCTCCAGGAAGGAACTGTCTACTTTAGAGGTGGAGCCTTTTGAACTGGCCACATTCATGTTACCATTAAAACCAATGAGGATCAGTCCAAGTTTAGAAAATGTACAATGTCAACATAAAGTCGTGAACGTCCATTGTGATAAAACCTGAGGTTGTTGATGTTCGTGTAATTTTGATCTTGTTTATTATTGCCGGGTTCCCACTGCCTCAGCACAGAAAGCTGGCAACCAAGTGGTTGGTTTCCACCGTAATTATGAAGGGACGACACATGTAATCATCTCTTTAAATCCACTGCTGGGATGGGACATTATGAATCTCCGGGTTAAATGTACATGTGGACGCCTATGAGCCCCAAGCCCCATTTTCTGTCATTCaaggggggtgggtggggggtgcttATAGCTACTCTACAGACTATATCTCTGCAACAACAAAGgctatttgaatgcatttggtgtcataatgtaggggacacttttgtgatgtgatgtgtaaaCCTTAGTTCATGTGGTACTGGTAAAAAATGTCAATGAacttgaaaaacaacaaaaataggAAATGCCTTGACAAaactgcacctacagtatgatgACATCTTGGTGAACTAAGGCCTCAGTAGCTCCAAACCTTCATAGAATTATCTTATCATATTTTGGTAACATCATATTATc carries:
- the LOC114850235 gene encoding uncharacterized protein LOC114850235; translation: VICSISWISVSVAESQIVNVQSGQSVTLWSPILTKNTVMTWSRLINKTTASCICFTARSKGNVQFCDGFNNLTFELKDNTSEVFLTIKKVHLSDSGIYFCEFFNSGKSTYHVTHLNVEGSEETQNTKSKTECNKTDETTYVMSLILGGLTVFLLVVVTGLVVSLGKRQAASGEKQDAQLHQNVDSDNLKAAALSVFSPAVRSRRPASQRQVETHVTYAASR